From a single Streptomyces sp. NBC_00377 genomic region:
- a CDS encoding carbohydrate ABC transporter permease, whose protein sequence is MTQVLDRPAELTAPSSPAERTARRKALLEWIAVHSLGVAAALFFTLPFVFVFLTSLMSDSQALSRDLVPHTWEWANYRKVFDTPGFLTWWKNTLVYAGLGTVLTVVSSVPVAYALAKFRFRGRNLTLMLVISMMMLPPQVVVIPMYLFWAKQLDLSGTLWPMIIPLAFGDAFSIFLLRQFLLTIPNEYLDAAKVDGCGDLRTLLKVVLPMARPGIAAVALFQFFAAWNDYFGPQIYASENPNAWTLSYALESFKGAHHTDWNLTMAATVLVMAPVILVFFFAQKAFVEGVTLTGVKG, encoded by the coding sequence ATGACTCAAGTACTGGACCGTCCCGCGGAGTTGACGGCTCCGTCCTCGCCCGCCGAGCGCACCGCCCGCCGCAAGGCGCTCCTCGAATGGATCGCGGTCCACTCCCTCGGCGTGGCCGCCGCCCTCTTCTTCACCCTCCCCTTCGTGTTCGTGTTCCTGACGTCCCTGATGAGCGACTCGCAGGCACTCAGCCGGGACCTCGTCCCGCACACCTGGGAGTGGGCCAACTACCGGAAGGTCTTCGACACCCCGGGCTTCCTCACCTGGTGGAAGAACACGCTGGTCTACGCCGGACTGGGCACGGTCCTGACGGTCGTCTCCTCCGTGCCCGTGGCGTACGCGCTGGCCAAGTTCCGTTTCCGGGGCCGGAACCTGACGCTCATGCTGGTGATCTCGATGATGATGCTGCCGCCGCAGGTGGTCGTCATCCCGATGTACCTGTTCTGGGCCAAGCAGCTGGACCTGTCGGGCACCCTGTGGCCGATGATCATCCCGCTGGCGTTCGGCGACGCCTTCTCGATCTTCCTCCTGCGCCAGTTCCTGCTGACCATCCCGAACGAGTACCTGGACGCGGCGAAGGTGGACGGCTGCGGCGACCTGCGGACCCTGCTGAAGGTCGTCCTCCCGATGGCGAGGCCCGGCATCGCCGCCGTCGCCCTCTTCCAGTTCTTCGCGGCCTGGAACGACTACTTCGGCCCGCAGATCTACGCCTCGGAGAACCCGAACGCGTGGACCCTCTCCTACGCCCTGGAGTCGTTCAAGGGCGCGCACCACACCGACTGGAACCTCACCATGGCGGCCACCGTGCTGGTCATGGCCCCCGTGATCCTCGTGTTCTTCTTCGCCCAGAAGGCGTTCGTCGAAGGTGTCACCCTCACCGGAGTAAAGGGTTAA
- a CDS encoding carbohydrate ABC transporter permease: MATYTLKAKQRRSALRTLAFLSPWLIGFAVFFAYPMISTVYFSFMHYDGFKPPTWSGTKNWTYVFEHYPFFWPALRNTLWLVVIMVTLRVLFGLGIGMLITKIKTGTGVFRTLFYLPYLAPPVAATMAFAFLLNPGTGPVNSILEKIGIPAPGWFNDPDWSKPALTLMFLWGVGDLMVIFMAALLDVPKEQYEAAELDGASAWQRFRFVTLPNISPIIMFAVVTGVIAAMQSYTQPLVAGKVASGVIQGAGTMFEPGYPEHSTLTLPQLVYNLGFQRFDYGSACVVALVLFALSMAFTALLMRRRGGLIQAGD; this comes from the coding sequence ATGGCCACCTACACGCTGAAGGCGAAGCAACGGCGCTCGGCGCTGCGCACCCTCGCCTTCCTGTCCCCCTGGCTGATCGGCTTCGCGGTCTTCTTCGCGTACCCGATGATCTCGACGGTCTACTTCTCGTTCATGCACTACGACGGCTTCAAGCCGCCGACGTGGAGCGGCACGAAGAACTGGACGTACGTCTTCGAGCACTACCCGTTCTTCTGGCCGGCCCTGCGCAACACCCTGTGGCTGGTCGTGATCATGGTGACTCTGCGCGTCCTGTTCGGGCTCGGGATCGGCATGCTCATCACGAAGATCAAGACCGGTACGGGTGTCTTCCGCACCCTGTTCTACCTGCCCTACCTCGCCCCGCCGGTGGCGGCCACCATGGCCTTCGCCTTCCTCCTCAACCCGGGCACCGGCCCGGTCAACTCGATCCTGGAGAAGATCGGCATTCCGGCGCCGGGCTGGTTCAACGACCCGGACTGGTCCAAGCCGGCCCTGACCCTGATGTTCCTGTGGGGCGTCGGCGACCTGATGGTGATCTTCATGGCCGCGCTGCTCGACGTACCGAAGGAGCAGTACGAGGCGGCGGAACTGGACGGCGCCTCGGCGTGGCAGCGGTTTCGCTTCGTGACCCTCCCCAACATCTCGCCGATCATCATGTTCGCGGTCGTCACCGGCGTGATCGCCGCGATGCAGAGCTACACACAGCCCCTGGTGGCCGGAAAGGTCGCCTCGGGCGTGATCCAGGGCGCGGGCACCATGTTCGAGCCCGGCTATCCGGAGCACTCCACGCTCACCCTCCCCCAGCTCGTCTACAACCTCGGCTTCCAGCGCTTCGACTACGGCTCCGCCTGTGTCGTCGCCCTGGTCCTGTTCGCCCTGTCGATGGCGTTCACCGCGCTCCTCATGCGGCGCCGGGGCGGCCTCATCCAGGCAGGTGACTGA
- a CDS encoding ABC transporter substrate-binding protein has product MPTRIPAVVRKAAFALTASTALLLSTTACTGQSATGSDDDAAKETTLTFWHAWSAPNEVKAVQALVAGFEKAHPNIHVNVVGNMTDDKINQALRAGGAKAPDVISSFTTNNVGKFCSSGALVDLNPFFKKADIDPNAIFPKAMNEYTQFELNRCAVPLLGDAYGLYYNKTAFAKAGITSPPKTWTEFAADAKKLTIPQGDTFKQLGFMPNYHGWETTTEHYMGQFSPTYFNKSGKSTIATDPAVTDAFTLQKKLVDDLGGFRKLEKFRSGLGDEWGPKHPFQTGQVAMQLDGEWRLGMALDAKPGFDIGVAPLPVADDQADQYGKGYITGTIAGIAATSKKQNAAWELVKYMTTDTAAVVAFSNAIHNVPSTLAALKSPDLKYDPRFKTFLDIAANPNSTTSPASINGGVYLTTVQQLGYDYESGKVTDLQAGLKKAAAQIDTDIAQAK; this is encoded by the coding sequence ATGCCCACACGCATACCCGCAGTCGTCCGAAAGGCGGCTTTTGCCCTCACCGCCTCCACGGCCCTCCTGTTGAGCACCACCGCCTGTACCGGTCAGTCCGCGACCGGCTCCGACGACGACGCGGCCAAGGAGACGACCCTCACCTTCTGGCACGCCTGGAGCGCCCCGAACGAGGTCAAGGCCGTGCAGGCGCTGGTCGCCGGCTTCGAGAAGGCGCACCCCAACATCCATGTGAACGTCGTCGGCAACATGACCGACGACAAGATCAACCAGGCGCTGCGCGCGGGAGGCGCCAAGGCGCCCGACGTGATCTCGTCGTTCACCACCAACAACGTCGGCAAGTTCTGCTCGTCAGGGGCCCTGGTCGACCTCAACCCCTTCTTCAAGAAGGCGGACATCGACCCGAACGCCATCTTCCCGAAGGCGATGAACGAATACACGCAGTTCGAGCTCAACCGCTGTGCGGTTCCGCTGCTCGGCGACGCGTACGGCCTCTACTACAACAAGACCGCCTTCGCGAAGGCCGGCATCACCTCCCCGCCGAAGACCTGGACCGAGTTCGCAGCCGACGCCAAGAAGCTGACGATCCCCCAGGGCGACACGTTCAAGCAGCTCGGCTTCATGCCGAACTACCACGGCTGGGAGACGACGACCGAGCACTACATGGGGCAGTTCTCACCGACCTACTTCAACAAGTCCGGCAAGTCGACGATCGCCACCGACCCGGCCGTCACCGACGCCTTCACGCTCCAGAAGAAGCTGGTCGACGACCTCGGTGGCTTCCGGAAGCTGGAGAAGTTCCGCTCCGGCCTCGGCGACGAGTGGGGCCCCAAGCACCCCTTCCAGACCGGTCAGGTCGCCATGCAGCTCGACGGCGAGTGGCGCCTGGGCATGGCCCTGGACGCCAAGCCGGGCTTCGACATCGGCGTCGCCCCGCTGCCCGTCGCCGACGACCAGGCCGACCAGTACGGCAAGGGCTACATCACCGGCACCATCGCCGGCATCGCCGCCACCAGCAAGAAGCAGAACGCGGCCTGGGAACTGGTGAAGTACATGACCACCGACACGGCCGCGGTCGTCGCCTTCTCCAACGCCATCCACAACGTGCCGTCCACGCTGGCCGCCCTGAAGTCCCCGGACCTGAAGTACGACCCGCGCTTCAAGACGTTCCTGGACATCGCCGCGAACCCGAACTCGACCACGTCCCCCGCCTCGATCAACGGCGGCGTCTACCTGACCACCGTCCAGCAGCTCGGCTACGACTACGAGAGCGGCAAGGTCACCGACCTGCAGGCCGGCCTGAAGAAGGCCGCCGCGCAGATCGACACGGACATCGCACAGGCGAAGTAG
- a CDS encoding ROK family transcriptional regulator yields the protein MAGTAGTPGTPRVLRAMNDRAALDLLLAHGPLSRTRIGKLTGLSKPTASQLLARLEAAGLVLATGTTEGRPGPNAQLYEVNPAAAYAAGLDVTPERVLAAVADATGRTVGAFEVATPGRKTTGAVVRQVTDALDGAVKAAGLTRDDVRRLVVATPGAFDPTTGRLRYASHLPGWHSPALLDDLAAALPMPVEYENDVNLAAVAEQRLGAARGHEDFVLLWNEGGLGAALVLGGRLHRGWTGGAGEVGFLPVPGAPLVRQVTKANSGGYQELAGSQAIPRLALELGMTGIPSGPYAEVAAALVERAAAEDTVLNRLLLQTYATRLATGLASLVSVLDPELVVLSGASLTAGGEVLRALVQDELEELAASRPKLVMSDVTERPVLRGALESALAAARDEVFDTSR from the coding sequence ATGGCAGGAACCGCCGGTACGCCGGGCACCCCGCGCGTCCTGCGCGCCATGAACGACCGCGCCGCGCTCGATCTCCTGCTGGCGCACGGCCCTCTGTCCCGCACCCGCATCGGCAAGCTCACCGGCCTGTCGAAGCCGACCGCGTCCCAGCTGCTGGCCCGCCTCGAGGCGGCGGGGCTGGTACTCGCGACCGGCACCACGGAGGGACGTCCCGGACCCAACGCGCAGCTGTACGAGGTCAACCCGGCCGCCGCGTACGCCGCGGGACTCGACGTCACCCCCGAACGTGTCCTCGCCGCCGTCGCCGACGCCACCGGCCGCACCGTGGGCGCCTTCGAGGTGGCCACACCCGGCCGCAAGACCACCGGGGCCGTCGTACGGCAGGTCACCGACGCCCTCGACGGCGCGGTGAAGGCCGCCGGCCTCACCCGGGACGACGTGCGACGCCTGGTCGTCGCCACCCCCGGCGCCTTCGACCCCACCACCGGCCGTCTGCGCTACGCCTCCCACCTGCCCGGCTGGCACTCGCCCGCGCTGCTCGACGACCTCGCCGCAGCCCTGCCGATGCCCGTCGAGTACGAGAACGACGTCAACCTGGCCGCCGTGGCCGAGCAGCGTCTCGGCGCGGCCCGCGGTCACGAGGACTTCGTCCTGCTGTGGAACGAGGGCGGTCTCGGCGCCGCCCTCGTCCTCGGCGGCCGGCTGCACCGCGGCTGGACCGGCGGCGCGGGAGAGGTGGGTTTCCTACCGGTTCCCGGCGCACCCCTGGTCCGCCAGGTGACCAAGGCCAACAGTGGCGGCTACCAGGAACTGGCGGGCTCCCAGGCCATCCCCCGGCTGGCCCTGGAACTCGGCATGACGGGTATCCCGTCCGGGCCGTACGCCGAGGTCGCCGCCGCACTCGTCGAGCGGGCGGCCGCCGAGGACACCGTCCTGAACCGGCTGCTGCTCCAGACCTACGCGACCCGGCTCGCGACCGGTCTCGCCTCGCTCGTCTCCGTGCTCGACCCCGAACTCGTCGTCCTCAGCGGCGCCTCCCTGACAGCCGGCGGCGAGGTGCTGCGCGCCCTCGTCCAGGACGAGCTGGAGGAACTGGCCGCGTCCAGGCCGAAGCTGGTCATGAGCGACGTCACCGAACGGCCCGTGCTGCGCGGCGCGCTGGAGAGCGCGCTGGCGGCCGCCCGCGACGAGGTCTTCGACACCTCGCGCTAG
- a CDS encoding mechanosensitive ion channel family protein, which translates to MSLPAVLLAAGVSPSPTPSESPTAVTVPTLEDAQESATNAASWVEQNWSTWLAIGLRVLLILVIAVVLRVVVQRAITKLIDRMNRTVSSVDGTALGGLLVNNERRRQRSQAIGSVLRSVASFLILGTAALMVLGTFEIDLAPLLASAGVAGVAIGFGARNLVTDFLSGVFMILEDQYGVGDQIDAGVATGEVIEVGLRVTKLRGDSGEIWYVRNGEVKRIGNLSQGWATAGVDVTVKASEDLDLVKSTLDEVAEKMSKEEPWNELLWSPIEVLGLDSVLLDSMVVRVSAKTMPGKALTVERELRWRVKRAFDAADIRIMGGATSPIHEDPADPTAAVAAPSVFSNADSPQVAAAAPIVQPRPATPAK; encoded by the coding sequence GTGTCCTTGCCCGCCGTCCTACTGGCCGCCGGCGTGTCGCCGTCGCCGACTCCCTCGGAGTCGCCGACCGCGGTGACCGTCCCGACCCTCGAGGACGCCCAGGAGAGCGCGACGAACGCGGCCAGCTGGGTCGAGCAGAACTGGTCGACCTGGCTGGCGATCGGTCTGAGGGTCCTGCTGATCCTGGTGATCGCGGTGGTGCTGAGAGTGGTGGTGCAGCGGGCGATCACCAAGCTGATCGACCGGATGAACCGCACCGTCTCCTCGGTCGACGGCACGGCGCTGGGCGGGCTGCTGGTCAACAACGAACGGCGGCGTCAGCGCTCCCAGGCGATCGGCTCGGTGCTGCGTTCGGTGGCGAGCTTCCTCATCCTGGGCACCGCCGCGCTGATGGTGCTGGGCACCTTCGAGATCGATCTGGCCCCCCTGCTGGCATCCGCCGGTGTCGCGGGCGTGGCGATCGGTTTCGGCGCGCGCAACCTGGTCACCGACTTCCTCTCCGGCGTGTTCATGATCCTGGAGGACCAGTACGGCGTCGGCGACCAGATCGACGCGGGCGTGGCGACCGGCGAGGTCATAGAGGTGGGCCTGCGGGTGACCAAGCTGCGCGGTGACAGCGGTGAGATCTGGTACGTCCGCAACGGCGAGGTCAAGCGGATCGGCAACCTCTCGCAGGGCTGGGCGACGGCCGGCGTCGACGTGACGGTGAAGGCGTCCGAGGACCTCGACCTGGTCAAGTCCACCCTGGACGAGGTCGCCGAGAAGATGAGCAAGGAGGAGCCCTGGAACGAGCTCCTGTGGAGCCCGATCGAGGTGCTCGGCCTGGACAGCGTCCTTCTCGACTCGATGGTCGTCCGTGTCTCCGCGAAGACGATGCCCGGCAAGGCCCTGACCGTCGAGCGGGAGCTGCGCTGGCGCGTCAAGCGCGCCTTCGACGCGGCCGACATCCGCATCATGGGCGGCGCGACCTCCCCGATCCACGAGGACCCGGCCGACCCGACGGCCGCGGTCGCGGCTCCGTCGGTGTTCTCCAACGCGGACTCGCCGCAGGTGGCGGCGGCTGCCCCGATCGTCCAGCCGCGGCCGGCGACCCCGGCGAAGTAG
- a CDS encoding HNH endonuclease → MPHVLVLNASYEPLGVVPLRRALVLVLENKAVSLEESGAFMHSATVTVSAPSVVRLKRFVRVPYRGPVPLTRRALFARDGGRCMYCGGVATSVDHVVPRSRGGKHVWDNVVASCRRCNHVKADRHLVEIGWRLRHKPAPPSGLAWRIIGTGHRDPRWLPYLQPFGADDALARIDGISA, encoded by the coding sequence GTGCCGCATGTCCTGGTCCTCAACGCGTCGTACGAGCCGCTCGGCGTCGTACCGCTCCGCCGCGCGCTCGTCCTCGTCCTGGAGAACAAGGCAGTCTCCCTCGAGGAATCCGGCGCCTTCATGCACAGCGCGACCGTCACGGTTTCCGCGCCCAGCGTGGTCCGGCTCAAGCGATTCGTCCGGGTTCCCTACCGGGGGCCCGTTCCTCTCACCCGGCGGGCGCTGTTCGCCCGGGACGGGGGCCGGTGCATGTACTGCGGTGGCGTCGCAACCAGCGTCGACCACGTCGTCCCCCGCAGCCGTGGGGGCAAACACGTGTGGGACAACGTCGTGGCGTCCTGCCGTCGCTGCAACCACGTCAAGGCCGACCGGCACCTCGTCGAGATCGGCTGGCGGCTCCGCCACAAACCCGCCCCTCCTTCCGGTCTCGCCTGGCGCATCATCGGCACCGGCCACAGGGACCCGCGCTGGCTGCCGTACCTGCAACCGTTCGGCGCGGACGACGCCCTGGCCCGGATCGACGGCATCTCCGCCTGA
- the malQ gene encoding 4-alpha-glucanotransferase — protein sequence MTAPSGDELARLAALHGVATSYQPSPDRTVTASAAAVTRALAALGVDAGSPEAVRAALAARERELAGRLLPPTVVCWQGSPCEPLATLPEGAVLRVRTEQGESRDSVEGLPPGVHGLTVTAPDGRTGHAHLVVAPPRLPTPAGRSYGLLVQLYSLLSRRSWGMGDLGDLGELTAWAGRALGAGFVQVNPLHAAVPGAPTDPSPYRPSSRRFPDPVHLRVEDVPEFAYVRDDALRAALLEGAGRLREAVLEKGELIDRDAVWELKRQALELVARVPLGPGRRAAYCDFLAEQGQALEDHATWCALAEVHGPRWRQWPAGLQDPRSAETTRARGELMDRVDFHSRLAWLTDTQLTAAQRAAREAGMPVGIVHDLAVGVHPEGADAWAQQEYFAAGMSVGAPPDAFNARGQDWGLPPWRPDRLAASGYAPYRRLLKALFRYAGALRIDHVMGLFRLWWVPQGEPPTQGAYVRYDAEAMLAVLVLEASLAGSVVIGEDLGTVEPGVREALRERGVLGTSVLWFERDWDGDGRPLSPDRWRADCLATATTHDLPSTAARLTGEHVELRDRLGLLTRPVEEERAEAANDAAEWLGLLTRLGLLAGTGGGSDRSSEEAEVQAVHGFLLRTPARMLGVWLPDGVGDRRPQNLPGTWDQYPNWRLPIADAEGRPVTLEELAASPRLRALMDVLREPDGPPDPPGSSAGAPSAEGV from the coding sequence ATGACCGCACCCTCCGGGGACGAGCTCGCCCGGCTCGCCGCGTTGCACGGCGTCGCCACCTCCTACCAGCCCTCCCCGGACCGCACGGTCACGGCCTCGGCCGCCGCCGTCACCCGCGCACTGGCGGCCCTCGGGGTCGACGCGGGCAGCCCGGAGGCCGTGCGCGCCGCTCTCGCCGCCCGGGAACGGGAGCTCGCGGGGCGGCTGCTGCCGCCGACGGTGGTGTGCTGGCAGGGAAGCCCCTGCGAACCCCTCGCGACGCTCCCCGAGGGCGCCGTCCTGCGGGTGCGGACCGAGCAGGGCGAGAGCCGGGACTCCGTCGAGGGGCTCCCGCCCGGAGTGCACGGGCTGACGGTCACCGCACCGGACGGGCGGACCGGCCACGCCCACCTGGTCGTCGCCCCGCCCCGCCTGCCCACTCCTGCGGGACGCTCGTACGGACTTCTCGTCCAGCTGTACTCCCTCCTCTCCCGGCGCTCCTGGGGCATGGGCGACCTCGGTGACCTCGGCGAGCTGACGGCCTGGGCGGGACGGGCGCTCGGGGCGGGGTTCGTGCAGGTCAACCCGTTGCACGCGGCCGTGCCCGGCGCCCCGACCGACCCCTCCCCGTACCGGCCCTCCTCGCGCCGTTTCCCCGACCCGGTGCATCTGCGGGTCGAGGACGTCCCCGAGTTCGCGTACGTCCGGGACGACGCTCTGCGGGCCGCGCTGCTCGAAGGCGCCGGGCGACTGCGCGAAGCCGTCCTGGAGAAGGGCGAGCTGATCGACCGCGACGCGGTGTGGGAGCTGAAGCGGCAGGCACTGGAACTCGTCGCCCGCGTACCGCTCGGGCCCGGCCGGCGCGCCGCCTACTGCGACTTCCTCGCCGAGCAGGGACAGGCCCTGGAGGACCACGCCACCTGGTGCGCCCTCGCCGAGGTGCACGGGCCCCGGTGGCGCCAGTGGCCGGCCGGACTCCAGGACCCGCGCTCCGCCGAGACCACCCGCGCCCGCGGTGAGCTGATGGACCGCGTCGACTTCCACTCCCGTCTGGCCTGGCTCACCGACACCCAGCTCACCGCCGCCCAGCGCGCCGCGCGGGAGGCGGGCATGCCCGTCGGGATCGTGCACGACCTGGCGGTCGGCGTGCACCCCGAGGGCGCCGACGCGTGGGCGCAGCAGGAGTACTTCGCCGCCGGCATGTCGGTGGGCGCGCCGCCGGACGCCTTCAACGCCCGCGGCCAGGACTGGGGCCTGCCGCCCTGGCGCCCCGACCGGCTGGCCGCCTCCGGCTACGCCCCCTACCGGCGCCTGCTGAAGGCCCTCTTCCGCTACGCCGGCGCGCTGCGCATCGACCACGTCATGGGCCTGTTCCGCCTCTGGTGGGTCCCGCAGGGCGAGCCGCCGACGCAGGGCGCCTACGTCCGCTACGACGCCGAGGCCATGCTCGCCGTCCTGGTGCTGGAGGCCTCGCTGGCCGGTTCGGTGGTCATCGGCGAGGACCTCGGCACCGTCGAGCCCGGTGTGCGCGAGGCGCTGCGCGAACGGGGGGTGCTCGGCACGTCCGTCCTGTGGTTCGAACGCGACTGGGACGGGGACGGCCGTCCTCTGTCCCCCGACCGCTGGCGCGCCGACTGCCTGGCCACCGCCACCACTCACGACCTGCCGTCCACGGCCGCCCGTCTGACCGGCGAGCACGTGGAACTCCGTGACCGGCTCGGCCTGTTGACGCGGCCGGTGGAGGAGGAGCGCGCCGAGGCGGCCAACGACGCGGCGGAGTGGCTGGGCCTGCTCACCCGCCTCGGACTCCTGGCCGGCACCGGCGGCGGCAGCGACCGCTCCTCCGAGGAGGCCGAGGTCCAGGCAGTCCACGGCTTCCTGCTGCGCACGCCGGCCCGCATGCTCGGCGTCTGGCTCCCGGACGGCGTCGGCGACCGCCGCCCGCAGAACCTCCCCGGCACCTGGGACCAGTACCCGAACTGGCGGCTGCCGATCGCCGACGCCGAGGGCCGCCCGGTGACTCTGGAGGAGCTGGCGGCCTCGCCGAGGCTGCGGGCCCTGATGGACGTACTGCGGGAGCCGGACGGCCCGCCCGACCCGCCCGGCTCCTCCGCGGGTGCCCCTTCCGCGGAAGGGGTCTGA
- a CDS encoding MarR family winged helix-turn-helix transcriptional regulator, whose amino-acid sequence MSSPQPPQSAQSARKDPVDAIIEQWATVRPDLDTGAMEVFGRISRLARAMGDRMEKAYAALGIGRGEFDVLATLRRSGEPYTLSPRRLSATLMLTTGGMTGRLDKLERAALLRRSPDPHDRRGLQVTLTEKGLELVDRAVGAGLAAQSEALTAALDPARTDQLAGLLRELLLTTETTES is encoded by the coding sequence ATGAGCAGCCCACAGCCTCCGCAGTCCGCGCAGTCCGCGCGCAAGGACCCCGTCGACGCGATCATCGAGCAGTGGGCGACGGTCCGGCCCGACCTCGACACCGGCGCCATGGAGGTCTTCGGCCGCATCTCCCGCCTCGCGCGCGCGATGGGCGACCGGATGGAGAAGGCGTACGCGGCCCTCGGCATCGGCCGCGGCGAGTTCGACGTCCTCGCCACCCTGCGCCGCTCCGGCGAGCCGTACACCCTTTCGCCCCGCCGGCTGTCGGCGACGCTCATGCTCACCACCGGCGGCATGACCGGCCGCCTGGACAAGCTGGAACGGGCCGCGCTGCTGCGCCGCTCCCCCGACCCGCACGACCGCCGGGGCCTCCAGGTGACGCTGACCGAGAAGGGGCTGGAGCTCGTCGACCGGGCGGTCGGCGCGGGCCTCGCCGCCCAGAGCGAGGCCCTGACCGCCGCCCTGGACCCCGCCCGGACCGACCAACTGGCCGGGCTTCTGCGCGAGCTGCTCCTGACGACGGAGACGACGGAGAGCTGA
- a CDS encoding EamA family transporter, translating into MKRSTTVLLTALAPVSWGTTYAVTTEFLPADRPLFTGLMRALPAGLLLLALVRVLPRGRWWGKAAVLGALNIGAFFPLLFLSAYRLPGGMAAVVGSVGPLFVVGLSALVLGQRPTGRTVLAGVVAAFGVSLVVLKAAGALDPLGVLAALASTASMSAGTVLTKKWGRPDGVGPLALAGWQLTAGGLLIAPLAFLVEGAPPALDDRAIGGYLYLALANTAVSYWLWFRGIGRLTATQVTFLGPLSPLTAAVVGWAALGQALTPVQLTGMALAFGATVAGQSRAGRTVVRTSGTAGREARTPGDPDRPGVPGPALRR; encoded by the coding sequence ATGAAGAGGTCCACGACCGTTCTGCTCACCGCCCTCGCTCCGGTCTCCTGGGGCACCACCTACGCCGTCACCACCGAGTTCCTCCCCGCGGACCGTCCCCTGTTCACCGGGCTGATGCGGGCCCTGCCCGCCGGACTGCTGCTCCTCGCGCTGGTCCGGGTGCTGCCGCGCGGCCGCTGGTGGGGAAAGGCGGCGGTCCTCGGCGCGCTGAACATCGGTGCGTTCTTCCCGCTCCTGTTCCTGTCCGCCTACCGGCTGCCCGGCGGCATGGCGGCGGTCGTCGGCTCGGTCGGACCGTTGTTCGTCGTCGGTCTCTCGGCGCTGGTGCTCGGGCAGCGGCCGACCGGCCGGACCGTCCTCGCCGGGGTCGTGGCCGCGTTCGGTGTCAGCCTGGTGGTGCTGAAGGCGGCCGGGGCGCTGGACCCGCTCGGAGTGCTCGCGGCACTCGCCTCGACCGCCTCGATGTCCGCCGGCACGGTCCTCACCAAGAAGTGGGGCCGCCCGGACGGCGTCGGTCCGCTCGCCCTCGCCGGCTGGCAGCTCACCGCGGGCGGACTTCTCATCGCCCCGCTCGCCTTTCTCGTGGAGGGCGCCCCGCCCGCGCTGGACGACCGTGCGATCGGCGGATACCTCTACCTCGCGCTGGCGAACACGGCGGTCTCGTACTGGCTCTGGTTCCGCGGCATCGGCAGGCTCACCGCCACCCAGGTCACCTTCCTCGGGCCGCTCTCCCCGCTGACCGCGGCCGTCGTCGGCTGGGCCGCCCTCGGCCAGGCGCTGACCCCGGTGCAGCTCACCGGCATGGCGCTGGCGTTCGGGGCGACGGTGGCGGGGCAGTCGAGGGCGGGCCGGACGGTCGTGCGCACGTCCGGGACCGCCGGGAGGGAGGCCCGCACACCCGGAGACCCGGACAGGCCGGGAGTGCCGGGCCCGGCACTCAGGCGGTGA